A single region of the Brachypodium distachyon strain Bd21 chromosome 3, Brachypodium_distachyon_v3.0, whole genome shotgun sequence genome encodes:
- the LOC100836772 gene encoding probable serine/threonine-protein kinase SIS8 has product MKNFFRKLHIGEGSGDGASTPPPPPSSRKGSGGGGGGGAAHHHHPLPEQRQQQPPSVVSTWLDSVPSRPPPPTPPTPAESDGSSASASASSVAMGAEERRQPGAAHRRQQPPAAGDNRRRTQEEEMERRQSQEEEMERERRRSQEEDAVEERVIRESSEAEERKREREKEEDDLEEFQLQLVLEMSARDNPEEMEIEVAKQMSLGFCRSASSPAEVLAARYWNFNALGYDDKISDGFYDLYVIGNGPASINMPSLTDLRAQPLSHNSVNWEAVLVHRGEDPQLMKLEQKALMTAIELRSRTSEFVGNILVQELASLVANHMGGLISDPEKMSVKYQNMIRSLRTRIGSVVVPLGQLKTGLARHRALLFKVLADSLDVPCRLLKGRQYTGSDDGALNIVKFDDGREFIVDLVTEPGTVIPSDAAVLSTECEDSSFSDNHQLSKADTANQLGSSYGGVSNSAYDSSEYELLERRSTSSNFGPYDTDGPATTQTSNQQNILSSSFENLSVSTFPVAPNNKEKSVGANNSLSTSPSSPEVGSGTGVRRMKVKDISEYMINAARENPQLAQKIHEVLLENGVVAPPDLFSEDSMEEPKDLIVCDTTLFQNKDEMKRRMNELGSREYADRGHGPSLPLHPGHEFQSKVAPHRAPVDSLKPIEGLGIYHPPDIRDNASPYPPHYEPSAPPQEALPQLSKQLPVTAAAVATAAVVASSMVVAAAKSNSDMKFDVPVAAAATVTAAAVVATTAAVSKQYEHSEPGNQLFSLPSRSEGNDSIEKAADDFWDKQHLEIGHGQDNSLDQEKDSVEVPQEAERTSDKSSGTESAKSDVALEEVAEFEMQLEEIAIGERIGLGSFGEVYRGEWHGTEVAVKKFLQQDISSDALDEFRAEVRIMKRLRHPNVVLFMGAITRVPNLSIVTEFLPRGSLFRLIHRPNNQLDEKRRLRMALDVARGMNYLHNCTPVIVHRDLKSPNLLVDKNWVVKVCDFGLSRMKNNTFLSSRSTAGTAEWMAPEVLRNEPSDEKCDVFSYGVILWELCTLQQPWEGMNAMQVVGAVGFQSRRLDIPDNTDPAVAEIITQCWQTDPRKRPSFADIMAALKPLLKTLPVNQAPRQRVQQPDV; this is encoded by the exons atGAAGAATTTCTTCAGGAAGCTTCACATCGGGGAGGGGTCGGGAGATGGGGCGTCGacgcctccccctccgccctcctcccgcaagggcagcggcggcggcggaggaggaggtgcggctcatcatcatcatccccTCCCCGAgcagaggcagcagcagccgccctCGGTGGTGTCGACCTGGCTTGACTCCGTCCCCAGCCGCCCCCCGCCCCCTACGCCGCCGACCCCCGCGGAATCGGACGGTTCGTCGGCCTCCGCGTCCGCGTCGTCGGTAGCGAtgggggcggaggagaggaggcaaCCAGGGGCTGCTCATCGGAGGCAGCAACCGCCCGCGGCTGGTGACAACAGGAGGCGAAcgcaggaggaggaaatgGAGAGGAGGCAGtcgcaggaggaggagatggagcgggagaggcggcggtcgcaggaggaggacgcggtGGAGGAGAGGGTGATACGGGAGTcgtcggaggcggaggagaggaagcgggagcgggagaaggaggaggacgacctGGAGGAGTTCCAGCTGCAGCTGGTGCTGGAGATGAGCGCGCGGGACAATCccgaggagatggagatcgAGGTCGCCAAGCAGATGAGCCTCGGCTTCTGCCGCTCTGCCAGCTCCCCCGCGGAGGTCCTCGCTGCCCGATACTGG AATTTCAATGCCCTTGGCTATGATGATAAAATATCAGATGGCTTTTACGATCTCTATGTCATCGGGAATGGACCGGCGTCAATAAACATGCCCTCTCTTACTGATCTGCGAGCGCAGCCACTTTCACATAATAGCGTAAACTGGGAAGCTGTATTGGTCCACAGAGGTGAAGATCCCCAGCTTATGAAACTTGAGCAAAAGGCGTTAATGACTGCAATTGAACTTCGGTCGAGGACTTCAGAATTTGTTGGCAATATTTTGGTTCAGGAACTTGCTAGTCTAGTTGCTAACCACATGGGTGGACTTATTTCTGATCCTGAGAAAATGTCGGTGAAATACCAGAATATGATCAGATCCCTGAGAACACGTATTGGAAGTGTAGTTGTGCCTCTTGGCCAATTAAAAACTGGTCTAGCTCGTCACCGTGCCCTACTATTTAAG GTTTTGGCTGATAGCCTTGATGTCCCTTGTCGACTCCTGAAAGGAAGGCAGTACACAGGATCAGATGATGGGGCTTTGAACATTGTGAAATTCGACGATGGAAG GGAGTTCATTGTTGATCTCGTGACAGAACCTGGTACAGTTATTCCTTCAGATGCTGCTGTTTTGTCTACAGAATGTGAAGACAGTTCCTTCTCAGATAATCATCAGTTAAGCAAAGCTGATACAGCCAATCAGTTGGGATCTTCTTATGGTGGAGTTTCAAATTCTGCATATGATTCTTCTGAGTATGAGTTACTTGAGAGGAGATCGACATCTAGTAACTTTGGTCCTTATGATACCGATGGACCTGCAACTACTCAGACAAGCAACCAACAAAATATTCTATCTAGTTCATTTGAGAATTTATCAGTTAGCACATTCCCTGTGGCTccaaacaacaaagaaaaatcagtTGGAGCAAATAACTCTTTATCAACTTCACCTTCTTCCCCAGAAGTGGGCAGTGGTACAGGTGTCCGCAGGATGAAAGTAAAGGATATCTCAGAGTACATGATTAATGCTGCCAGAGAAAATCCACAATTAGCTCAGAAGATCCATGAGGTTTTACTTGAAAATGGAGTAGTGGCACCACCTGACTTGTTTTCAGAAGATTCAATGGAAGAGCCGAAGGACCTCATCGTGTGTGACACCACCCTGTTTCAAAACAAGGATGAAATGAAAAGGAGGATGAATGAGCTTGGGTCAAGGGAATATGCTGATCGTGGTCATGGACCATCATTGCCTCTTCATCCTGGGCATGAGTTCCAATCAAAAGTTGCTCCTCACCGGGCACCTGTGGACTCACTTAAGCCTATCGAGGGTTTGGGCATATACCATCCTCCGGATATCCGAGATAACGCATCTCCTTATCCTCCTCATTATGAACCTTCAGCACCTCCTCAGGAAGCTCTGCCACAGCTCTCAAAGCAATTACCtgttactgctgctgctgttgcaaCTGCTGCAGTGGTAGCGTCTTCAATGGTTGTGGCTGCTGCAAAATCTAACAGTGATATGAAATTTGACGTTCCTGTTGCAGCTGCAGCCACTGTTACTGCAGCTGCAGTTGTTGCAACAACCGCTGCTGTTAGCAAGCAATATGAACACTCGGAGCCTGGTAATCAGCTGTTCAGTTTACCGAGCCGCTCTGAAGGAAATGATTCAATTGAGAAAGCTGCAGATGACTTTTGGGATAAACAGCACCTTGAAATTGGTCATGGCCAAGATAACTCTCTAGATCAAGAAAAGGATTCAGTTGAAGTTCCTCAGGAAGCCGAAAGAACCTCAGACAAATCAAGCGGGACAGAAAGTGCAAAATCTGATGTTGCTCTGGAAGAAGTCGCAGAGTTTGAAATGCAATTGGAAGAAATTGCAATTGGTGAACGGATTGGACTTG GATCATTTGGGGAAGTTTATAGAGGAGAATGGCATGGGACG GAAGTTGCCGTCAAGAAATTTTTGCAACAAGATATTTCAAGCGATGCTCTGGACGAATTTAGAGCTGAG GTGCGAATAATGAAGCGGTTGCGTCATCCTAATGTTGTTCTCTTCATGGGTGCCATCACTCGTGTGCCTAACCTTTCCATCGTCACCGAATTTCTTCCAAG AGGTAGCTTGTTCCGGTTGATTCATCGACCTAACAACCAGTTGGATGAAAAGAGGCGCTTAAGAATGGCACTTGATGTG GCTCGTGGTATGAATTATCTGCATAATTGCACACCAGTTATAGTCCATCGGGATCTGAAATCTCCAAATCTACTGGTTGACAAGAATTGGGTTGTGAAG GTTTGTGATTTTGGTCTATCAAGAATGAAGAACAATACCTTCCTGTCATCAAGATCAACAGCTGGAACA GCGGAGTGGATGGCACCTGAAGTACTACGTAACGAACCATCTGATGAGAA ATGCGATGTTTTCAGTTACGGGGTCATACTGTGGGAA
- the LOC100837998 gene encoding auxin efflux carrier component 1a — protein MITAADFYHVMTAVVPLYVAMILAYGSVKWWRIFTPDQCSGINRFVALFAVPLLSFHFISSNNPYTMNLRFIAADTLQKLMVLAMLTAWSHLSRSGSLEWTITLFSLSTLPNTLVMGIPLLKGMYGDFSGSLMVQIVVLQCIIWYTLMLFMFEYRGARMLITEQFPDTAGAIASIVVDPDVVSLDGRRDAIETEAEVKEDGKIHVTVRRSNASRSDVYSRRSMGFSSTTPRPSNLTNAEIYSLQSSRNPTPRGSSFNHTDFYSMVGRSSNFGAADAFGVRTGATPRPSNYEDDAPPKQPAQGKYQIPGAAINGAAAGQYPAPNPAVAAPKRKVATANGQGKGGGEDLHMFVWSSSASPVSDVFGGGGGPDYNDAAAAKSPRKMDGGAKEREDYVERDEFSFGNRGGAMERDAEAGDEKAAVGGGNGGAAAAAMPPTSVMTRLILIMVWRKLIRNPNTYSSLIGLIWSLVCFRWNFEMPAIVLKSISILSDAGLGMAMFSLGLFMALQPRIIACGNKVATYAMAVRFFAGPAVMLAASFAVGLRGTLLHVALVQAALPQGIVPFVFAKEYSVHPDILSTAVIFGMLIALPITLVYYIVLGLF, from the exons ATGATTACGGCGGCGGACTTCTACCACGTGAtgacggcggtggtgccgcTGTACGTGGCCATGATCCTGGCCTACGGGTCCGTCAAGTGGTGGCGCATCTTCACGCCCGACCAGTGCTCCGGGATCAACCGCTTCGTGGCGCTCTTCGCCGTGCCGCTCCTCTCCTTCCACTTCATCTCCAGCAACAACCCGTACACCATGAACCTCCGCTTCATCGCCGCCGACACGCTGCAGAAGCTCATGGTGCTCGCCATGCTCACGGCCTGGAGCCACCTCTCCCGCAGCGGCTCCCTCGAGTGGACCATCACgctcttctccctctccacgCTCCCCAACACGCTCGTCATGGGGATCCCCTTGCTCAAGGGCATGTACGGGGACTTCTCCGGGTCCCTCATGGTCCAGATCGTCGTGCTCCAGTGCATCATCTGGTACACCTTGATGCTCTTCATGTTCGAGTACCGTGGCGCCAGGATGCTCATCACGGAGCAGTTCCCGGATACTGCTGGAGCCATCGCGTCCATTGTTGTTGACCCGGATGTGGTTTCGCTTGATGGACGGAGGGACGCCATTGAGACGGAGGCAGAGGTGAAGGAGGACGGGAAGATCCATGTCACCGTGCGCCGGTCGAACGCGTCCAGGTCGGATGTTTACTCGAGGAGATCCATGGGGTTCTCGAGCACGACGCCGCGGCCGAGTAATTTGACCAACGCCGAGATCTACTCGCTGCAGTCGTCCAGGAACCCCACGCCCAGAGGGTCGAGCTTCAACCACACGGATTTTTACTCCATGGTGGGGAGGAGCTCGAACTTTGGTGCGGCGGATGCTTTCGGGGTAAGGACGGGCGCCACGCCGAGGCCGTCCAACTACGAGGACGACGCGCCGCCGAAGCAGCCGGCGCAGGGCAAGTACCAGATCCCGGGTGCCGCGATTaatggcgcggcggcggggcagtaCCCGGCGCCGAacccggcggtggcggcgcccaaGAGGAAGGTGGCCACGGCGAACGGGCAGggcaagggcggcggcgaggacttgcACATGTTCGTGTGGAGCTCCAGCGCGTCGCCCGTGTCGGAcgtcttcggcggcggcggcggtccggACTACAACGACGCGGCGGCAGCCAAATCTCCCCGCAAAA TGGATGGAGGAGCCAAGGAGAGGGAGGACTACGTGGAGCGCGACGAGTTCAGCTTCGGGAACAGGGGCGGCGCGATGGAGAGGGACGCGGAGGCCGGCGACGAGAAGGCCGCTGTGGGCGGCGGTAATGGCggtgcagcggcggcggcgatgcctCCGACGAGCGTGATGACGCGGCTGATCCTGATCATGGTGTGGCGCAAGCTCATCCGCAACCCCAACACCTACTCCAGCCTCATCGGCCTCATCTGGTCGCTCGTCTGCTTCAG GTGGAACTTCGAGATGCCGGCAATCGTCCTCAAGTCCATCTCGATCCTGTCGGATGCAGGGCTCGGAATGGCCATGTTCAGTCTCG GGCTGTTCATGGCGCTGCAGCCCCGGATCATCGCGTGCGGGAACAAGGTGGCGACGTACGCCATGGCCGTGCGCTTCTTCGCCGGCCCGGCCGTCAtgctcgccgcctccttcgcCGTCGGGCTCCGCGGCACGCTCCTGCACGTCGCCCTCGTCCAG GCAGCGCTGCCTCAGGGCATTGTCCCCTTCGTCTTCGCAAAGGAGTACAGCGTGCACCCTGACATTCTCAGCACAGC GGTCATATTTGGCATGCTCATCGCCTTGCCCATCACGCTCGTCTACTACATCGTGCTCGGGCTCTTCTGA